The Herpetosiphonaceae bacterium nucleotide sequence CACGGCATCTACTCCAATTCCAATCGATGCGCTGCGCATGTGGGATAGGTTGAGGTTCGCCACCGCCGACTCCACACATGGTGCAGCGGCGAAGTATGGCGCGGCGAGTTTAAACTTAATAAGATTTCTTGTCAAGATGGAATTAAGCGCGGCTCAAGCGTAGGTTACTCTGCGGGCAGATTCACAGCAACGCCCGCGCATCCACGACGATCTGCGGAAAACAGCCCAAAAACACCATTGCTTGAATAGGCGACGAGCTATACAATCGTCGGCGTATGCTGTTGAAAGACGAATTGGTAACATATACGCTTGAGCTAGACAGCAAACTGATCATGGTCGAGCACGTCCCGGCACGAGTCGATCCCGAAACGGGCGAGCGATTTTTTGCACCCGAAACAGTCGAGCGACTACAGCAGATTGTCTGGGGCCAGGGCCAGCCCAAGCGCATCGTTGAAACGCCGGTTTTCGAGTTTACCGCAGCATAATGATACACCAAGCGCCTCAAAACATCTCGCTCACAGCAACGCCCGCGCATCCACGACGATCTGCGGGCGAGACAGCCGCGCCAGGTCCAGCGTGCCGATCAGCTCGCGCGGCAGCACCTCGGCGGGCGCGGAGATCAGCCCGGCCCACGCGGCAAGCCAGCCGACGATCTGTGCGGGACGCTTGCCCGCCGCCCGCAGCGCCGCGACCGCCAGCGACGCCTGGCGCTTCGAGAGTCGGTGGCCGTCGGGATCGACCAGCAGCGGCACGTGTCCAAACTGCGGCGGCGTGTAGCCCAGCGCCCGGTGCAGCCAGATCTGCCGCGCCGTGCTGTCGAGCAGATCCGCGCCACGGATCACGTGCGTGATCTCCATCAGCCCATCGTCCACCACCACCGCGAGCTGGTAGGCGTGAACGCCGTCGGCGCGGCGGATCACGAAATCGCCCGCCGCCTGCGCCAGGTCCTCGCCGATCGGCCCCTGGCACAGATCGACGAACTGCACCGTCGCGACATTGTCGGGCATGCGCACGCGCAGACAGGGCCGACGACCAGCTACCTCGCGCGCCTGACGAGCCACGGGGCCGAGCGCCCAACAGTCGTTCGGGCAGTGCTCGCGCTGTCCCACACCGTGCGGAGCCGACGCGGCGGCGCGCACCTCGGCGCGCGTGCAGTAGCAGGCGTAGATCAGCCCTTGCGCGGCCAGTCGGTCGAGCGCCTGAGCGTACAGCGCCCGCCGCCGATCCTGCTCGTACGGCTCGTACGGCCCGCCGATGTCGGGTCCTTCATCCCAATCCAGCCCTAGCCAGCGCAGATCGTCGAGCAGTTGCGCGGCCAGGTGTGCCCGCGAGCGATCGGGATCGAGGTCTTCCATGCGCAGCACGAACGCGCCGCCG carries:
- the gluQRS gene encoding tRNA glutamyl-Q(34) synthetase GluQRS — translated: MYNTDMINDLRPARGRFAPSPTGAIHLGNVWTALLAWLDARQRGGAFVLRMEDLDPDRSRAHLAAQLLDDLRWLGLDWDEGPDIGGPYEPYEQDRRRALYAQALDRLAAQGLIYACYCTRAEVRAAASAPHGVGQREHCPNDCWALGPVARQAREVAGRRPCLRVRMPDNVATVQFVDLCQGPIGEDLAQAAGDFVIRRADGVHAYQLAVVVDDGLMEITHVIRGADLLDSTARQIWLHRALGYTPPQFGHVPLLVDPDGHRLSKRQASLAVAALRAAGKRPAQIVGWLAAWAGLISAPAEVLPRELIGTLDLARLSRPQIVVDARALL